A window from Dromaius novaehollandiae isolate bDroNov1 chromosome 1, bDroNov1.hap1, whole genome shotgun sequence encodes these proteins:
- the COMMD6 gene encoding COMM domain-containing protein 6 — translation MAGGSAAVLARALEALDLVDAADKINLIPQDFFAELCEQVIQHLNHKISGVYAVELCQRLQTSGIEINVGDLAKIANIISFLFSTAARNNLSTEELVTTLGNAVSTLPKHAVQVIRHVWNEQGKSITVSEDARNMATVGQFIDISWKLGVAMSSDTCRSLKYPYVTVTLKVADPSGQVTNKSFEMTIPQFKNFSRQFKEMAAVLETV, via the exons AtggccggcggctccgcggcggtgCTCGCGAGGGCGTTGGAGGCGCTCG atcttGTTGATGCAGCAGATAAGATTAATTTAATACCTCAGGACTTTTTTGCAGAACTA TGTGAGCAAGTAATTCAACATCTGAACCATAAGATCTCAGGTGTATATGCAGTAGAATTGTGTCAG AGACTGCAGACATCTGGGATTGAGATTAATGTTGGTGACCTGGCAAAAATAGCTAATATTATTTCCTTCTTATTTAG CACAGCAGCCAGAAACAATCTCTCTACAGAAGAACTTGTCACTACTCTGGGCAATGCAGTCAGCACGCTGCCAAAACATGCGGTTCAAGTCATTCGGCATGTATGGAATGAACAGGGCAAATCTATTACTGTGTCAGAAGATGCAAGAAATATGGCCACAGTTGGGCAG ttTATAGATATCAGTTGGAAACTGGGAGTTGCAATGAGTTCTGACACCTGCAGGTCTCTCAAGTATCCGTATGTTACAGTGACACTCAAAGTGGCAGACCCTTCAGGACAAGTAACAAACAAATCTTTTGAAATGACAATCCCGCAGTTCAAG aacttttcCAGACAGTTCAAGGAAATGGCGGCTGTTCTTGAAACAGTTTGA